TTGTAGGATACTACTTTGACAGAGAGCGCTACAAACTATAAACAACAAACAttagattttaattttctatcatatttttgttgaaagGATAGTTACCTTCGACTGTGTTATGGTAAGTTCTTTAAAAGCTGTTGTATTGTAAAACCCTAAATTGTGAAAAATCCTAGAAATGTAGAAATGGACTTTACATTGATTAAATACTACTAATAGTAATTAGTGTAGACGTAaggtaaataatatgataaaatattacacCACCATCATAATTCGTATCACTAGTATGAGTACAGATTAGTTTAACTTCTACTGTTATTGTTCTTGCtaattctaaattattattttcaaattaacatataaagaaataactcaaacttaactttaaatagcttattttgtttgttcttctataataattatatttgacaGGGTGGCCACAAATGGGGAAAACTAAGGAACTTTAAAAGCGTTGAAAAAAAAGTACCTGATGGAGTTTTACAAGTAATGACTTTTTTGATACAGAAATGTATCAGGCTGAGtgtttacataaatttatttgCTTAAGTATATGCATTTATTAACAAGTAGTTTGTAGTAAAAACGTATTTTTTCACTTTcttaatgtatatttttgaaaGTCATTGCTTTTTATTAAGTGCtctcatttttattacattaggAAGAGAACACTGATGCAGAAAAGAAGCACAGAACGAATGTTCAGTGTGATAAAATGTACGCCTTAGCAGATGAAGCCAAAAACTACAAGCACTTTGAAACATCTGAAAAATTCATAATAGGTACTATGTTTGAACCTAAAACTGAACAAGAAATCaatacagaagaaataaaatactacCTGAAGGAACAGGTGAAAGataaattacataatttaattatcAAAGGTAAGGTTTATACTTACATACTTTAGCTTTTAATAAAACTATGCTGGATTCGTGAactagttgttatttttaaatataacattggtTTGGGACAACATTAAACctcttggtccattgtggctgttccatcctctaaactaaagtAATATAATCTTAAAGACGGGCCTTAtctcattcatatacttatcaagccttttcttaaactcacttcaGTTTACTGCTTCTCCAACATTGGAAGGCAACTCATCACAAAGGCCAAacacactatttggaaaataaaattgtcttagctgagaGTGGCTTCAACTTTGcttaaatctatatttatgttCTCTAGTTCTGTAATTCTTGCTGTTAAGTGTGAAAAGTGTTGATGCATCAAAATTATCACTTCCTTTTACACTCTTAAATACTTTAATCAGGTCCTCTCTAactcttccttttttttaaaaaaaagaaaacaattttaagtatCTTAATATCTTCTAATTTGACAACTACTCTATCCCAGATGCCATTTTAATAACCCTACTCTGAACCCTTTACAAgagttcaatgtctttcctaatgTAAGAAGCCCATGACTGAACATGATTGTTCAGTTCTTCATATGTGGCCtaacaaataaagtttacaatgaaattataacctccaaaacttgtattaaatatttttgaatatacaACAAAAATTCTTATTTGTCATACCATAAGCAATAACACACTGTTtgaatggctttagagactgatttGACTATTACACCAAATTCCCTTTCTTTcgtaacactgttaaggttattcacaTCCAAATTGTAGTTATAATTCAACTTATGATAACACATGCgctatattgtatttattataataaaaattaatttactgttcATATGCCCAATTCACTAAGTGATCTTAATCCTgctgtaaatcagcagcattctcTTTACAGCTAGCAACACCAAAGACCTTATTATCATCTGCAAattgaagtaattttaatttatgtaaaacattcatatattttctaatttgtttactttttattgctTTGCCAGGAAAAGACTTGGATACCACTTCTGGTATAACTGATGATACTTACACCATTCAGAGTGATTTTAGTTGCAGTTTGAATGATATTTCTTCTATAAAAACTGCCACAGAAAGCAACAAGAAAGAAATTTGTGTCTTTTCAGTAAATGGGTTTGATGTTGATGATATAAAACTTGTAGAAGGTTTGCTGAAGATAGAGATGCTAGATCAAAAACTTGCCATGAAACAGGCAGATgaacaaacattaaaagaaaagagattaaactttaaaaaactgtttaaaagtgaACTTGAGCAGCTAAATTTGTTAGGAAGAAAAGAATCAcaagaagaaagagaaaacacATTCAAATACTTAACCTTGGAAGGTGCAGTACCAGAAAACACCTGGGAAGGTAAGTTGATTGTCAAGGTATAcattcatttaattaattaagaaaactgGGCATATGGGTAAAGAGAACAGTATGGCCCTTCAAGTTGTCCTTGTATACTCACCTCTGAgaagaagaaaacatttaaatacatccATTATCTTTcaagaaatcatattttttatcttaacatcTTGTAAGGTTCTGGCTGTCACTACTACTGAGGGCAACTGATTATGTAAGATCATCTTGTTGTTAGTTTCCCTCTGAATAAATACTCTTTATTAGGTGAAGAGACCAAATCTATGCAGAGTATTCAAAGTGTAGCCTAACTAGcagtttaattattgttgttagtttCCCTCTGAACAATTACTCTTTATTAGGTGAAGAGACCAAATCTATGCAGAGTATTCAAAGTGTAGCCTAACTAGcagtttaattattgttgttagtttCCCTCTGAACAATTACTCTTTATTAGGTGAAGAGACCAAATCTATGCAGAGTATTCAAAGTGTAGCCTAACTAGcagtttaattattgttgttagtttCCCTCTGAACAATTACTCTTTATTAGGTGAAGAGACCAAATCTATGCAGAGTATTCAAAGTGTAGCCTAACTAGcagtttaattattgttgttagtttCCCTCTGAACAATTACTCTTTATTAGGTGAAGAGACCAAATCTAGGCAGAGTATTCAAAGTGTAGCCTAACTAGCagtttttatttagaattaattatGTTTCTTAGCTTTTATGCAGTATGTTTGTAGATATACCCTAAAATCCAATTTCTTTTTTTAGTGTATTTCCATGTATAATAAACATGGGCCTAAATTAAAATAACCCAAATGTATTTCTGTGCACTTGCTGTAATTAAAGGTAGTCTGCCAGAAATTTCTCCACCTTGATGCTCGATAcaagtgcttttttttttagtttttgaacaTCTTCCACATGgctaaaaatactaaaatttaatgTCATCATTAGATTTTACTAACAGGCCTCCTATTGAAACCTATAAGAAGAATCTTTTGTTCTCATCCTCTGTTTCTGTTGAAACTAGGttaaaaaacttttgaaaaatgtaTAAGACCTAAGTATAGGAGCTGACATGTTGTCCTACCGCAGAAACAAGCAGGAGCAGTACATTAAAGACAACACTCTACtaatttaaggtttgtttgtgaATCATTAAATCATCTTTTAAAAGTAAGTACATTCATTTTCAGCTTAACAGATGCCAGAATACAGAAAGTTGCAATTAAGTGGTGACAAGACTGGCTAGCTACATGTGTATTGTAATAAATAGATTATCATATTTGTGTCAGGTGATTTTATATTGTGTTCAATAATTGTAACAGGAGTATGTGACAACAAGCAGGCTTTATGCATAAGGCCAATTTTTCAGACTCGGGTCCCTGAAGATGATAGCTATCAGCATAATATACCTCACAATAAGTTGTGTGTGAAGTTAGAAAACTCTGAGTTTATGTACAGTATTTTTAAATAGAACTTTTTATGGATATACTGctgtaacattgttattttcttAGCTGGGTCTTTCACATAATCTGGtaacaataatttaatgtttaatccatctaatgaaaacaaattactttactTCCTCCTTTAACATTTCAGAAAGCTGAAAATGATGTTAACTAAGGAGAAATTAACTCACCAGTACAAATGTAACTCAAAGTGCAATAgcaaatacacatataaatatttcatgaaaacacaTTGATTCAATTCTCCAACTGCAAACAATTCTACATTCTTAactattctttattgttttttcaaCTCACTGTGTGACTAACCTCTTGCTAGTTCACAGAATGTTATATAGATAATATGTATTTGTTCAAGACATTTGTGGGACTTGCTTAGTCTTAATGCCATGCCTCCTCagtatggattcctgtacatggtgagggaacctcaaagagaaggttctgttctttccgTCTACCTCTCTGGGATATAAACattcacccatgtgtttgccatgcatggtgacctaTGAAAGAagggagaggatcctggtggttgaggggtctaaccatagttcaagtggaccagctgactgaccctaTGGGGTCCACCCCATGGCCacccatttacaggaattcaaggccaaagcaGAGTGTTAGAGtgggacccctcaaccaccaggatcatctCCCTCCTTTCACaagtcaccatgcacagcaaacacatgtggacattgtatttgatgctggtgttttttatgtttttacttgacCTATCTTTAGTTTTCTGTTATGCCAGGTATTACATTATTAGGTTTGCTATATTTTCTTGTCATTACTAATTTGTCACtgtgacatttattttaaaaaaaaaaaatactttgaactGTTAATCGTTTATGTTTAACTGGTAAATCACAATTGCTCGATATagtttatttttctgattgtgatGTTTATGCTATGTGATTTTGGAAATAAGGCTTAACTCCTCCTACGAAAAAAGTAGTATTGAAAAATTTATAAGGtaaactgtgaaaaatatatGATGTAAAAACTTTAGGTTGCACACatgtattaagttaataaattacacaatttaacaaaagttttcctttttattgttcttgggcagaaagtgttattttccaattgcttatgcataaaataaatgtaaaagacctatttttctcttcaaactttgcttttatgacctgggagcattataacaaaaacatgatgggagactatatttgggggctcatatgtgaaagtgatttacattacatttgcaaatctcaaaaaccAAATGACTTCcaaaatttttgttcatttttgtataactttagtataaagacatgcaaatcttgattcacatgttgttttattcagaccttatgtaaatgaaaatgtacaaatttgctcatttttacatagaaaataggttaatttgataacttttcattatccaggtcacaaaagcaaagtttgaagggaataatggccattttctgtacttttacaacataagcaattaagaaataacacataatatcttgaacaaaatttgtgttgcatagtgttattaaCCTTCAAGATAAATGTTTCTGAGAGTGACAcatgcatttaaaatattaacttaagtAAATGCCACCTGATAATAAATGATTTAGATTGAAACTTAAAACTGAAGAAATTTAAGGTATcttcaaatttcaaacaaatttaatttttgtgcTTGAAACCCtgctttatttatgttttaaaaaattgtaagaaGAAGTAAAAGCTCACTGTTATTTAGTTTTGTCTTTGTGTTAAGTGTGTTGTTGGtattgtgtaacatttttattgtagttttcatAGAAAGTTATCTTTCTGTATGAACTAggtaataaagaagaaaaaaaataacagttgAGAGAGTGAAACTTGAAAaacacaaagaacaacatttggaAACCAACTTTATCAAAAGAAATTTTGAGGTATGTATGGTATTCTTACAAGAAATATACCATGCTTCTTTTGTTACAACATTACAGATGCATCAAGTGTTACTTGAATTTTGATTTTCACATACATTTCAACTAAGTTTCTTGGTAGTTTCtagatttattttacattaaaaagcCCTTCAAGCAATATTTTAACACTGTATAGTTATTTAGATTCAAATCTTTTGGCTACTCTGCTGATTAGAATATTGTATTAGTAACTTTTAGCTCAGGAAAAGTAATTTGCTTTTTAGTATCTTACCATTAAACAATTTTAGTGGAAGTACAGAGAGCTGAGTATGTTagaaaaaacagttttgtatatgcAGATCAACAAGTCACTTCTGGAATGTATCAGAAtcacattttgacattgtttggtgtTTCAAAGATAGTATGATGCTACCAAAACTTTATTGCTTTTGGAAGAGTATGAAACATTCCATCCtgacaaaaatattcatacatcaGATCTCAAAGAAATGTTCTGGGAACCAGTATCAATATAATTAAGCAAGATTATTAATGTGGAtcttttttaaattgaaattattctgcaggaatattcacagaatatgacCAAACATGGCTGTATAAGCTATTAcaatatgaaaaagtaaaatattcaaaaattgtgatattatttttatatggtaCATACAATTCCTGTAGTACACAGTGTAAAGTCTATAAAAGAAGTTGAGCTCATTTTTGGCCAAGTTATCAATGGTTTTGTATGAGTTAAGTCAGAACCCaccataataactttataaaatataaagaaaacaagctacatttaatagtaaaaaaaataatatttgctgTTATGAAAATAAAGAACATATTTCATCAGTTAAACCTATTACAAGTTATGGGtgttttcacatttaaaataagtGTAATGTTGGTACCTAAAAGTCCTGGATAATACTCTGCCTTACTGATGGTCTgtagaaacatttaaaagaaaattaattttattttaagcattaaGTGTGTTGCTTGTTTTGTcacaattttattgtaatttatagaAATTGTATCTTTCTATATGACATTGGTACTTGAAAGgaagaataaaatatgaaaacaaataaaacaatttctgaaatatatttttacttaaattattttctaaacattataTAGTGTTCACTGAGTCATTTATGTACATGTGTGTTAATGTCTTTGCATGGAAACAAAGCAATGCAATTACAACATGTTTGCAGAATTTATTCCTTCAGGTTTCTATTCCACACATTCTTGTTTTTCATCTCAccgattttgttttttataattatcagCCTTTGGTGCTCGGTATAAATCCGTGatatgagaaaacccacttgtagagaaaaattatgcatgtaaaaacagctggtgtgcactcctctacatagtgctttctctacccataccaggcatttttacatatataatttagagttaaaagtttaacatttacAAATGTTATCTGTTCTATCACAATGCCAATGAAACCAAGCTAATCTGCATAGTGAAGACAACATcagttttcttgttattgttgtactcaGTTATTTCTTAGGCATTTAATAAagtgaacacaaaaacaaacaaaaaaagagcCTCAACTTGtacactaattaattattttcatagactacaaaataacttcagaaatataATTGACATACATATGTTGGAATAGTAGAAACAAATTGAATATTTGACAGATATGTTCATAAAAGATATCATATTTGCATTGAATGTCAGTACATAAGTTGGTAGTCTGGTAGATGGAATATTTCTAGACAATTTTCTCTtcattcatttaatatttattttgttaagctGCTGCATGAGATAGCACCAAATACCAGTGTGAGAAACTGTCTCATTTAAGAAGTAGCTTTGCTTATAGTGAAGGTTTATCTTTGCTctttaagttaataaaaaatagtttttagatATACAATgagcaataaattatttataataaaaagtcagtcgcatacttttttttttcttgcttcatGATACTACTTCctcatcaataataataatatgtattgatataaggaatgttgataatgtttacagaacatagttaaaatttattatactGTGTTATTAAAATCTGTTCTggtttaattctttaaaaaaaaaaactttaaaatgtcttaATGAAAATATATGCAAAAGTTCTACAATGATCAAGTGTAGTAATGAGGGTATTCAATGGCTGAAAGATAAGtgtcaaaaatttattttttcacaatgttaaatgAGTTATTAATGAAATACATGTAGGATAGGTAAACCAAATAAGTTATTTTCCTTTggagaaattattttctttgttcttgTGTGCAGTTGGTAAAGTCATGTGTATGGAATAAATGTTgactttaaaaatgtaacagcATACATCTTTTACTGGCCTTATTACTGAGTCAGTAGTTTCTAAGTTTTTATGGACTATTAGAAACTTGTTTGACTAGTGTAAAATTTGTGATGAATGTTTTTCATTTAGATTTATGTAGTTACCTAACAAATGGAAAACTTCTGTTCAAGTATGCATATGTAGTGTATGGATGTACACATAGGTATATTTGTAATTGAAGTAAAAGGTTTCAAATGCTCTCTGAATTATAAATCTGGTATTATTTTATGTCTTGCCACAAGAGAATTaaagttttgaaagaaaaataagaaaaaaagtctTAGTACCATAAATGTTTtacaagtgttataatatatatttttagctactTTACATTTTTACACATACATGCAAATTAAGCTTGGTTTGATGTACAAAATGTAGATTACCCTTTGACTgatgtaagaaaaataatttggaaacagataaaagtataaagtttaaaaatccaGTTTAGTTCAATCTGTAAATAATTAGCTTATTCAGTATGTTGAATAAACCCCTAAATCTGTCATTTAGTCTGTAAGTCTTAGttttgtgttatatgtttattagcagattgttactttttattttctgatttattaaaaaatcttGTAGCTGGTTAGGGATGCTTGTGGTTTCTTCTCTTCAACAATACAAGAAAACCAGAGATTAGATCAACTATTGCAAGACTGGACTGCTGAAGATCTTAGGGATTGTGTAAGAACTATTGTAGCTTTTcctgaaatataaaagtatatttgaaaGTTATTCCTCCATATAAGTTAAGATGATGATTCCTCCTAGTGTTAAAAATATGCTTAGAATCAAATTATGTTCAGCATTGTACTTTTATGAATAATTACTTatgtttcagaaaaaataaatatcttataaactaAGTTTATATTTTAGAGTGAGGAAAAGTGCTTGTTATGATGCTGTCTTGTATATGTGACAATCTAAATACTGAACtggtgatatgttttcaaggttTAGTtgcatgaaaattatttattacttctacataaattttaataggtcacattgaaaataaacattttgtaatctgTTAGCATTATTGGATGAAAATATGTTTGCAATCATCACTCACTCTTTACAAGAAAGAAACTTGTTATGGAAATTATTGAAATTCTATGCAAAGATTCATGTAGTTAAACTTAAGAGTCAGTAAAGGAAGCATGAGATGTGGCATTACTTATTTCATAAGAGTGAACAATTTGATTGTTATAAACAAGGCCAATCAGAGCAGGCTAGCAGAAAATAAATTGTGCTCAGCAATATTTGCATAATTAAAAGCTAAACGAATATTGCAGTAATAATCTAtacaaaagtactttaaattataaaatgtaaatttgtatgtgcatgatatttaaaattgataagtttaaaggtcattaagtttaaatttttgaTTGACAATAATAGTGGTTATAGTTGATCCTGGAAAGTCTAGTCTTTTTGTTTCCTAATGGTTGGCTCATATATTTTACTGATCCAGTAGCCATAATCTTAGATTCTTAGGTTTTATTGGTGTTAACAGTATTGTGATGGGTCACAGGTTAAAAGCCTTGTAATATTATTTgtagacttacattcaaaattttactgaacaactattttatgaattcatgtcattaagtttggtatcaaactgaaattgtaattcaaatgttcatgttatactttatttaattttttaatttaaaagtacatattaaaaACTAACACCAAAACATTGACTTTTGTGTCATGTGGAAAGTTGAATGCTGCAGTTgtttacattaaatgtttgtgaCGGCAAAATACAAACTCTGTACTTGTgtataaattaggaactcaacTTATCAGTACttaaaagctaaaatataaacTTGAAACCTCTTATTTTTCCTATATGCTGAGATACTATTAATGTTCTAAATCAAAGACAGTTGACCCACTCACCTAATTCAATTTCtggaaatggtcccttacatacacttaattatatatatgaagTATGAATAATCATTGAAAAGCTATGAATGTTCCATAAGTGGTTTTctcaattattttcaaatataatggtGTCTCTCTATTTCTTTCAAGAAAAACCTTTGTGTTGGTAATTTAAGTCTTTAGCCTgcttgaaatttaatatttatttaaactgaaaacCCAAAATAAAGTCCGGTTATTgaacatgaaaaattataatggaattctttGGTGtctatatagtaatttatgattttatggttattgaagagtgtgtgtgtgtctatatatagcctaaaaatatttcattttatatcctCCATATGCAAAATTTCTAAAGGCGTATCAACATATGACAAGTAGCAATAAATGATAAATGTTGTAACTacaaaagataattgtttgctctaaTTCTGTTTACtattctttgttttaagaaaaataagtttctaaaaatgtatttgtaaatagtaataatgtatatacaacaTAATGTATCATAACAGAAATATGACTGTATATGTAATTGCATATGGTTTGTAATATTTGCTGAGAAGTTGAGTAACACATTTTGAACAtctaattttatttaagtaaggATCTATCTAGTTTTTAATCTGAATAGTTTATTGTGTTACACAAcatatataactaatattttgttaaagtatCAATGTAATTCTGACTTGTCAAGCAGTAttttaaaaatgacacatcaatgCTATTTTCTGTGTATTAATAAAATGACAGCAAAGTGAAGTATTAATGATATTTGCTTTAAATAAACCAAAGAACTACCT
This genomic window from Tachypleus tridentatus isolate NWPU-2018 chromosome 10, ASM421037v1, whole genome shotgun sequence contains:
- the LOC143229839 gene encoding uncharacterized protein LOC143229839, with protein sequence MEENTDAEKKHRTNVQCDKMYALADEAKNYKHFETSEKFIIGTMFEPKTEQEINTEEIKYYLKEQVKDKLHNLIIKGKDLDTTSGITDDTYTIQSDFSCSLNDISSIKTATESNKKEICVFSVNGFDVDDIKLVEGLLKIEMLDQKLAMKQADEQTLKEKRLNFKKLFKSELEQLNLLGRKESQEERENTFKYLTLEGAVPENTWEG